In the genome of bacterium, the window TCAGCGCCCTGTCCAGTCAATGCGACCTTGACGTGCGCGCTGGTGATATTCGAGACAAAATAGAACGCGGCGGCAGGTTCATGGCCGACAGGTTCCTCCAGGTCGGACATATATCGTTCATAGTATTTCTGGTAGTCTGATGATCCCACAATCATGTTGAAATGATCCGCATTAAACTGGCGTGCGGTCAATCGGGCGTCTTCAACCTCATTGGTCTTTTCTCCCCCCTCGAATCCAATGGTGAACGTTTGGACCGGGCTGGATGAATGTTGACTCATTATCGCCAGCAACGCTCCAGAGTCGACCCCTGAACTCAGGAATAGTCCCAGCGGCACATCGCTGCGGAGTTGCAGGCGAACGGCATCTTCTAGCAGAGTTTGGTATTCCTGGATTAAATCCTCTTCGCGCCACTTACGTCGTATCTCTGGCACCCAATTCCAAAATCGCTCAACTTCCATTTTGTCACGGGAACACAGCATCCAGTGCGCGGGTGGCAGCTTGTAGATATGGTTGAATAATGTTTTTGGGGAAGGGACTGACCGGAATGTAAAGAGTTCTGCCAGGGATTCCAGATCCACCTCATTCGGGCATGAGGAATCCTGCATCAGTGCTTTGATTTCTGATCCAAAAAGCAGGCGATTGCCTATCCAGACGTAATAGAGGGGTTTTATCCCGAGATGATCACGAGCAAGAAATAATTCCCGTTTATTCGTATCCCATATCGCAAAGGCAAACATACCGTTGAAGCGGCTGACGCAGTCTTTTCCCCACTGTTCGTAGGCATGGACGATGACTTCTGTGTCCGATCGTGTCCTGAATTGATGGCCGAAGCCTGCGAGTTCTTTGCGCAATTCGATGAAATTATAGATCTCTCCATTAAACACAATCTGTAGCGTCCGGTCTTCATTGGCGAGAGGTTGGGCGCCACCTCCCAGATCAATAATACTAAGTCGCCGATGTCCCAGCCCGATTTCATGGTCGATGTATTGTCCATCTCCGTCAGGACCACGATGGCTTATGGACGCTGTCATCGCTTTCAGGAGTTGGCTATCAACAGGGTTGCCTGTTCTGTCAAAAATTCCAGTAATGCCGCACATAGTATGTTTCAATCTGACGATGGACTTCTATTTGGCCGGGTTAACTGAATCCGAGCGCTTGCCTCAGTTTAATCCGTTGTTCTGCCCGCAAGTAATCAACCACATCCTGCGGTAAGGCGATCGGCTCATGCCGGATCATACTCCAGATAAAACCCGCCAGGGCTGCGCCACTGCCCACTACAACGGGATAGTCTCCAATCCGGTAGATACATCGCAGAAGATAAAATAGGGCCCCGTACCCCAGTGAATGGAATTTCCGGCCATCACGCAGGCTGGTCATCAATGGTCGTCCATGAGCAAACCCCGTACGGCGATGCTCGAGCACCTTGTTCGTGAGTGATTTTCTTACCATCCAGCCATTCATTCTGGTCATGATCTCAGCAGCGGCATCGATGCCGCCGTGCTTGAGAGGGAGATAGCCCCCGATCTCCTCGAAACACTTGCGACGAAACAGCTGAACCTTTCCACCAACACTATCCAGCGTCGTGTCGTAAGTTTTGAAGTCCTTGTCGTATTTGGTGTACACAATCCCCCCGCCCAGGCCCAAATCAGGATCGGTGCTGAATTCTTTCAGAATGTTCTCGAAGTATTGAGGTTCGAAGGAAATGTCCGCATCCACATTACCGATATATTCAAAAACCAAATCACGGGTTTCCTCCATGCCTCGTTTAAAAGCAATCGCCTTACGGGCGAAATTTCGTTCAGCGTCGCGCTTCAGGTTGATAAGTTGAATGAAATCATAACGATTCGCGTACCCCTGGATAATTCCCCCTGTTTGATCGGTCGAACCGTCGTTAACGACAATCCATTTTACAGGACGGAGCGTCTGGGAAATCATGGATAACGCCGTTTTCCCGATGAAGTCCGCCTCATTGTGTGCAGGCGTAATGATGACATAGGTAGGCATTGTCAAATCCCCTTTATTCCATACACGTTTGAATAGAGTGGGGTGTGGCCGTGAGAGGGGGCGGAAGAAAGGTGTCGGTAAGCCTGCCAAATTGAAAGCGAATAGGGTCTCGAGCCGCATAGTCGAGGAATGACTTTACGCTCCATTGGTTCAGCCGGATAAAGAGCTTTGAATGGCCGATCAATACAAATGGGAGAACGCCATAATTACCACGGTCATGGTTTCTTGAGGCTCGATTCAAGGCTCCGATCAGCTGTTGCCCTGTGCATTGATTGAAATCCGCTTTCCAGGCATGTTTACGCCTTACCCATTGTAACAGCCCTTGGCCCATGCTTTTCGACTGCGGGGGCGTCAATCCTTTGGGCTGACCTCTTCCGTCTGAACTGGATATTTTATGCATGCTGCTCACAAACGTGCGGTAAATACGAAGTTTCGTTAGAAAAGCCCCGAGCCAACGGTTTTCGCTGTAAATCGGAAATTCAAATACTTGGCCGTCCTCGCTCCGGGCACAAATATCATTCTTGTCGATTCTCCAGGGGACCAGCTCGCTAGGTGCTGCGCTATAGTCAAAACTCACTGCCCCCTCGCGTTGACCGTGCTTAAAAACGGAAGTGTCTATCTTAAATCCATTATTTATAAGTGCCTGGACCACATTGGTAGAGGGACTCATGGACCAGTTGGCTGCACGGAACGCGATACATGCGTAATCAGTCATGACCGGATTCAGTATTTTCTCCAGGGTGTGTTTGCCCAGGCTCAGTATTTCGTTGATTCGGTCAGGGGGAAGGTTCGCAACATTGTATTCAGACCAATCTTGAATCCATCGCTCTCCATCCTGCCTTGCGTTGAAATATGAGGGGTGTAGGTGAAGTTGAACGTCGTGGCCTCGCCGAATGGCATCCTGAAGCTGCGCCACGATCGCATCGTAGAAATAATCATCTCGCCCAGTTTGCGCCTTGTATTCACTGAATTTTAAAATTTCTGCAACATCCGCCATAATAGTGAGTTTTGCGCCATACTTGTCAAAAAGATCCATCATCCGGTTAGTAGGTTCAACCATCAGGGCGTGCGGACACCCTTCGCCGTTTCCATGTATTTCGTAATCGAGCGTAAAGATGATACGGAGCATAATAAATTATTGAGGTGAGGGAGGGCATTGCTGAGAGGGCGTCTTGTTGGCATCACGATCCCGCGAGGAGGAATGATTCTCGGCGATGTCGACAATGCAGGATACAATGGATTGGAGCGTTTGTCGGTCAGTATCGACCGAAGACCGGGTTTTATCCCGCTTCTTGATATTCAACTGTCCAGGAAGGTCGGTAGGGTTGCGGATGAATGTCAGCTTCCCGGTGTCGGACAGATACTGATCCACACAGCCAATAGATCCACCGAAGATGCTGTAAACCGGTACGCCGAGAGCGGCGGCTTCCCGGTTCATGGTGCCACCACCACTTATGACAACATCGGAGTGCCAAAGCAGGTTAAGTCCGTCTAGCGCATGGTGGGGGACGATTATCTTCTGGCCCGTAAACCAATGTGGGTTCACCATTTTGAGAAGCTCCAATTGCTTCGTATTCCGAGGAACGAGGATAATCCGGACGTCCGGAAGGCCAAGCAGGGAGACCATGGTTGCGTCAAAAAGGGTATCGCTTAGCGGCGCCCGGTAATGGGCTTCCGTGGCGGGCGGACGTACCGTGACGATGGTATCGGCAGGACTCAAGCCGAGGTCGTGCATGAGACTCGCGTCCGGAATGAAGTCAGGGGTGTACACATTTTCCTTGATGCCGGGGTAGTGTAACAGGTTCTCGTGGGGGCCCCGGACGGCAGAGTCGGGGATGACTTCAGGCATGAGGTGGTGAGTTGGGTGAAATAGGGGAAGTCCGCGAGCATGCTCGTAATCACTAATTAACATGCACGGAATTCTCAGGAGAGCGGAGAGGATTACCTGGGATCGCGATCCATGTGAAACGGCCAGAATGGGTTTCTCCCGGAGGATGAGAGGAGCCAGTTGAGCCGCCCGGTAGCACAGTCCCATTCCTTTTATCAGGCGGTGTTTCCCGTAATGTCGCCCAATCTTGATGCACTCTACCCCCATACGGTCTGCAAGTTCCCACACTTGAAACGCGTCGCGCGCGGTCACCAGGACATCATACCCCGCCGCTTTCAGTTCACGAATAATAGGTTTGAATAATGGGACATGAGGTGTGTTGTCCAGGTCAATCCAAATCTTGGAGGCAGAGGACCCGACAAGATGATGCGCACGTTTTCTGATAGGCGCAGTGCTCCTGCCTGCGCCATACTCAGATCTCCACCAATGGGCAAGGTCCCGGGGGAGTGCGTGCCAATACTGGTCCTGGTATTCAATTTTCACATGCTTAAGGAATTCTTCGTAGAAACTCAGCGGGTAGGATCCTTCCGTGACTGAAACTCCTCCGGGATCGGCGTAGCAGGGATGAACATCGCATGAGGCCATCCCCTGATGTGCCGCAATCCAAGCCAGCTTTCGGCTCCAGACTTCAGTCGTCTTTGCTTCAAGCAGGACAAACAAGGTGTGATCTTGAGCTAACGTGTAAGGAAGTTCCACGTACCCGGGTCGGGAGCCCAGTCCTTCAACCCAGAAAGGAAAAATGGTGCCGGTTCCTTCCGGCTGAGGTTCAAATGGATCCGTGTCAAAAGTGGAGGCGTCATAGCTCACATTCAACTCACGAATCCAGTCAAGATTACGGATCATCGAGGGGGCGCGGAATCCTGCAGCGCCCCATGCGTTGAGGAAGTGGTTAATGTGCGGGGCGCGCTGTGTAAAGATCCGGCGATCGGTGAAGGTTCGCCAGTCATGCTGCAGGCCATGAACCCCAACTTCAAAACCGCGACGAACCAGTTCATTGCGAAGCAACACCGGGTCGTCGTATCTCCCTTTGGGGACGAAGTAAAAGGCTGACCTGAAGCCAAGTCGCTCTTCAAGGTCGGCAATCTTGAGACATCGCTCGAGCCCGCGCTGAGTATCCACATCGTGACTGATGATGAAGGCAAATTGTTTTCCCGTCGGCCAGCCGGCCCACCCGTGAGGGGGAATTCCTGCCGATTCAAGAATAGGCCATACATCCTGAATGGAGGCTAACTTGTGTCGAGCAAGCGCCTGCCGAATCCGCAATCCCGCCCATTTGGGAAGCAAAGACTTCACCAGGTAGCGGAATCGTAGCCAGAATAAGGATAGAGAAGGGTTCATTTTGAGAAGACTTATGACTGTCCACCGAGAAAGGAAGGGGTGAAAAACCGGGTTTTATTGAGAATCGCCCCCATCGCGGCATGGCCAGTTTGATTGAGCAAGTCGCGAGCCTGGGTGGCCTTGGCCGCAGATCCTGTTCCCGCTTCGAGAACCAGCAGAATGCCATCTAGGGCAGGGGCAATTCGAAGTGCCATGCTGATGTCGTTCACGGGTGGCAGGTCAAAAATAACATAGCGGTATTTGCTGGTGCTGAGGCTATTTGCAAATGCGGTGATACTCGCCGCCACATTGATATGAGCCGGCGAATCAGTGGCTTCGCAACTACTCATCATGTAGAGATTCGGCTGGATAACAATGGTGTTTCCGTGGCCGTCCCCAAGAAGATTAGTCATCATTGAAGGCGAGCCCTGGGACAAAAGGCGATGAGCGGAGGCGTGGTCCACGTCTGCGTCGATAATCAATATCTGACCGTCATTATTGCGGGCCATGGCTGATGCCAGTCCTGCGACAATGGTTGATGATCCCGCCCCGAGCTGGCATCCGGCAATCCCGAGAAGGTAGGCACTTCCATCCGCCTTCGGCGTCGAAGCGATGATTCGGTCCCGTAACGCCTCGCAGTAGGGACGAAGGCCTTCCTGCAGCATGAGGTTATGCCGGGATGTCATTCCCTTTGATTTGTCACGGACGGTATCATCATCTTGAGCGCCGCCTGGCGATATGTAAGATGTCCGTTCAGATTGATTTATGAAAGGAATGGATAGCAATAGCGGTAGCCCCAGACGGGTAGCGATCTCAGCAGGGGACTTGATAGAGGTGTGAATGACGTTTTCCCTGACAAATGCCAGGGACAACCCAACCGCAAGCCCGAGGATTAACGAGAAGCCCACCCTTTGAGGAACTTTGTCCCTGTATTTGTTGATGGGGTAGGAGGGGGGTTGGATAACAACCACACTGGAAATCTTTGCTGCATCAAGTGCATTATCTACCCGGGCCTGTTCAAGTCTCTTTGAAAAATACCGGTAGTTCTCCTCCTGGAGTTCTTTGTTGCGCTGGAGCTGAACCATTCGCTCATCGAGTGTGGCGAGATGTTTTGCCTGGGCCTGTGCCTGTTCCATTTGTTTTTTTAAGACTTCAATCTTGGCTCTCAAGGCCGCTCCTTCAGCCTCGCCCGTTCTCAAGGCCAGACTCCATTCCTGGGCTCCTGCGGTGATGACCACATTCGTCATCTCTACGGGAATCTGGTTTCTCAGCCTGAACTCGTCGTCGACCTCCTTTTGGGCTTGCGAAATCTGGGCACGGACCGCTAGCACTGGCCCGCTTGATGCCATATAGCTGTAGAGAAGTTGCGCTTCACGGCTTTGCAATTGCTTGAGACGCTCCACGAGTAGTGAATAATTGGAGGAAGGAGAGGAGGGAGAAGTTGATTCCAGAGGGGGGAAGACCCTGGTCATATTGGTTGAAGTAATGGAGAGGGCGGGCCGTAGCATCCCGACTTTGGCGTCACTTGCCGCTAATGACGTTTCCGCTTCCCGCTGTTGACGCTCCAAATCCTCGATCTTTCCTGAAACGAACTTCGCGGAATCTTCAAGTGAGATGATACCCGTATCGGTCTTTAAGGCGCGAAGTTCAGCTTCGGTTTCGTTGAGTCGGGATCGGAGCTGATCCGTTTGTTTGGATAAGAATTCGTAAGCTCCCGCATCCCGGTGAATCTCTGAATGTTTTTCGAGATAATGATGGATCAGGGATGAGAGAAAATCCTGAGCCAATGAAGGGTCTAATCCTTCGAATCGGAGGGAAATAATATTACTGTTGTTCACTGCTTCGATATTTAAGCTTTTGAGGACGGTGCGAAGGGTCAGGAAGCGATCCGTTTCATTGGTCCCTTCTGCGCCAAAACGTTTCAGGCCGATGTCATTCACGGCTTTTTCAATTTGATCCCGGCTTTCCAGGATCGCGATTTCAGAATTAATGACATTGACGCCCGGAGCGACGACGCTGCTTCCTGAGCCTGATGCGAGAGGGACTGCTTCACTCACGTAACGGATAAGCAATTTTGCCTCAGAGGGGAAGGTGGTTGGGGTTAGCTGAAACAGGGTAATGGCAATGGCTAATCCCGTCAGAAAACATGCTGAAATCAGCCATTTATTGAAATGGATGACGGAGCAGATATGCTCGATGGTGTCAGGGGTGAGCAATGAACTGTCAGTTTGTTTTGTCATGATCGATGAGGGTAGAGCAGTTTGCCGATAAGTTGAACGAGCGGGATCGGGCTATTCCGGACAATACGATGTGGCCATTGGGGGGGATTTCCCGGTTTCGTCAGGAAGGTTCCTAGCCGGTAATCATATCTGAAATAATCCAGCGAACTTTCTCGGCATCCCCACCCAAGTTTGAAACGGCGTAGTCCTTCATTTGCCAGGTCGGTGCGTCCCAGTGAGAATTGCGTAAACCCGTTTTGTGCACATCGGGAGATGGCCTCCCACATAAGTGCGTTATTCCCGCGGAAGGGGAGGAGGTGCGGGTCAGAAGCGCCGTATTTATACAGCGCCGAATGGCCGAAATAGAGATAGAGTGCGGTTGCAAGAGGAACTCCTTTCTGATGTGCGATTCCAATTTCTCCAAGTCCTGAGGCGATGACATTCCTGTAAAGG includes:
- a CDS encoding glycosyltransferase family A protein; this encodes MPTYVIITPAHNEADFIGKTALSMISQTLRPVKWIVVNDGSTDQTGGIIQGYANRYDFIQLINLKRDAERNFARKAIAFKRGMEETRDLVFEYIGNVDADISFEPQYFENILKEFSTDPDLGLGGGIVYTKYDKDFKTYDTTLDSVGGKVQLFRRKCFEEIGGYLPLKHGGIDAAAEIMTRMNGWMVRKSLTNKVLEHRRTGFAHGRPLMTSLRDGRKFHSLGYGALFYLLRCIYRIGDYPVVVGSGAALAGFIWSMIRHEPIALPQDVVDYLRAEQRIKLRQALGFS
- the asnB gene encoding asparagine synthase (glutamine-hydrolyzing) yields the protein MCGITGIFDRTGNPVDSQLLKAMTASISHRGPDGDGQYIDHEIGLGHRRLSIIDLGGGAQPLANEDRTLQIVFNGEIYNFIELRKELAGFGHQFRTRSDTEVIVHAYEQWGKDCVSRFNGMFAFAIWDTNKRELFLARDHLGIKPLYYVWIGNRLLFGSEIKALMQDSSCPNEVDLESLAELFTFRSVPSPKTLFNHIYKLPPAHWMLCSRDKMEVERFWNWVPEIRRKWREEDLIQEYQTLLEDAVRLQLRSDVPLGLFLSSGVDSGALLAIMSQHSSSPVQTFTIGFEGGEKTNEVEDARLTARQFNADHFNMIVGSSDYQKYYERYMSDLEEPVGHEPAAAFYFVSNITSAHVKVALTGQGADEPWAGYDRYKGVKLSTFYSRLPSALTNGVAAVISKVPGRLERLKRGAASLGEKDMLTRFTKVYSFFSAEMKDRLYKNQMKQQFELAPFGTREALKRLQTDVQHLDPLSQMLYIDTRANLPDDLLMVADKTSMANSLEVRVPFLDYRLIEFIESLPPKLKLKGMTGKYLHKKAMLKWLPREVVYRKKKGFAHPIAHWLRTSMKPLVDDCLLSKESIVARYFDQGYIRQMLERDRQGQEQYMRHIYLLLSLELWRRTFLPG
- a CDS encoding DUF354 domain-containing protein is translated as MNPSLSLFWLRFRYLVKSLLPKWAGLRIRQALARHKLASIQDVWPILESAGIPPHGWAGWPTGKQFAFIISHDVDTQRGLERCLKIADLEERLGFRSAFYFVPKGRYDDPVLLRNELVRRGFEVGVHGLQHDWRTFTDRRIFTQRAPHINHFLNAWGAAGFRAPSMIRNLDWIRELNVSYDASTFDTDPFEPQPEGTGTIFPFWVEGLGSRPGYVELPYTLAQDHTLFVLLEAKTTEVWSRKLAWIAAHQGMASCDVHPCYADPGGVSVTEGSYPLSFYEEFLKHVKIEYQDQYWHALPRDLAHWWRSEYGAGRSTAPIRKRAHHLVGSSASKIWIDLDNTPHVPLFKPIIRELKAAGYDVLVTARDAFQVWELADRMGVECIKIGRHYGKHRLIKGMGLCYRAAQLAPLILREKPILAVSHGSRSQVILSALLRIPCMLISDYEHARGLPLFHPTHHLMPEVIPDSAVRGPHENLLHYPGIKENVYTPDFIPDASLMHDLGLSPADTIVTVRPPATEAHYRAPLSDTLFDATMVSLLGLPDVRIILVPRNTKQLELLKMVNPHWFTGQKIIVPHHALDGLNLLWHSDVVISGGGTMNREAAALGVPVYSIFGGSIGCVDQYLSDTGKLTFIRNPTDLPGQLNIKKRDKTRSSVDTDRQTLQSIVSCIVDIAENHSSSRDRDANKTPSQQCPPSPQ